One stretch of Nocardia mangyaensis DNA includes these proteins:
- a CDS encoding trypco2 family protein has product MSDAVAALRDELLEAAAKGAGTGLQFEVGPVELSFEVELRKDAKAKAGFKAWVVSADVEAGAGHSRRQRVTLTLTPQAVGGGRVLVGSQAGEEGPGDLSERIEP; this is encoded by the coding sequence TTGAGTGATGCTGTCGCAGCCTTGCGCGACGAATTGCTGGAAGCCGCGGCCAAGGGAGCCGGAACGGGCCTGCAATTCGAGGTGGGCCCGGTCGAGTTGTCTTTCGAGGTCGAACTCCGCAAGGACGCCAAGGCCAAGGCCGGGTTCAAAGCCTGGGTGGTGTCAGCGGACGTCGAGGCAGGAGCCGGGCACTCACGTCGCCAACGGGTGACGCTCACCTTGACCCCGCAAGCCGTCGGCGGCGGGCGAGTGCTGGTCGGCAGCCAGGCCGGTGAGGAGGGGCCAGGTGATCTGTCGGAACGGATCGAGCCGTAA